From Pan troglodytes isolate AG18354 chromosome 9, NHGRI_mPanTro3-v2.0_pri, whole genome shotgun sequence, the proteins below share one genomic window:
- the PLEKHB1 gene encoding pleckstrin homology domain-containing family B member 1 isoform X2, with protein MALVRGGWLWRQSSILRRWKRNWFALWLDGTLGYYHDETAQDEEDRVLIHFNVRDIKIGQECHDVQPPEGRSRDGLLTVNLREGGRLHLCAETKDDALAWKTALLEANSAPAPAGATVPPRSRRVCSKVRCVTRSWSPCKVERRIWVRVYSPYQDYYEVVPPNAHEATYVRSYYGPPYAGPGVTHVIVREDPCYSAGAPLAMGMLAGAATGAALGSLMWSPCWF; from the exons GCTCCATCCTCCGCCGCTGGAAGCGGAACTGGTTTGCCCTGTGGCTGGACGGGACCCTGGGATACTACCACGATGAGACAGCGCAGGATGAGGAGGACCGTGTGCTCATCCACTTCAATGTCCGTGACATAAAGATCGGCCAAGAGTGCCATG ATGTGCAGCCCCCAGAGGGCCGGAGCCGAGATGGCCTGCTGACTGTGAACCTACGGGAAGGCGGCCGCCTGCACCTCTGTGCGGAGACCAAGGATGATGCCCT AGCATGGAAGACAGCGCTGCTGGAGGCGAACTCCGCCCCG GCCCCAGCTGGAGCCACCGTCCCTCCCAGGAGCCGCCGGGTTTGCTCCAAGGTCAGGTGTGTGACCCGCTCGTGGAGCCCCTGTAAGGTTGAGAGGCGGATCTGG GTGCGCGTCTACAGCCCGTACCAAGACTACTACGAGGTGGTGCCCCCCAATGCACACGAGGCCACGTATGTCCGCAGCTACTACGGACCGCCCTACGCAG GTCCTGGCGTGACGCACGTGATAGTGCGGGAGGATCCCTGCTACAGCGCCGGCGCCCCTCTGGCCATGGGCATGCTTGCGGGAGCCGCCACTGGGGCGGCGCTGGGCTCGCTCATGTGGTCGCCCTGCTGGTTCTGA
- the PLEKHB1 gene encoding pleckstrin homology domain-containing family B member 1 isoform X1, with protein sequence MALVRGGWLWRQSSILRRWKRNWFALWLDGTLGYYHDETAQDEEDRVLIHFNVRDIKIGQECHDVQPPEGRSRDGLLTVNLREGGRLHLCAETKDDALAWKTALLEANSAPVRVYSPYQDYYEVVPPNAHEATYVRSYYGPPYAGPGVTHVIVREDPCYSAGAPLAMGMLAGAATGAALGSLMWSPCWF encoded by the exons GCTCCATCCTCCGCCGCTGGAAGCGGAACTGGTTTGCCCTGTGGCTGGACGGGACCCTGGGATACTACCACGATGAGACAGCGCAGGATGAGGAGGACCGTGTGCTCATCCACTTCAATGTCCGTGACATAAAGATCGGCCAAGAGTGCCATG ATGTGCAGCCCCCAGAGGGCCGGAGCCGAGATGGCCTGCTGACTGTGAACCTACGGGAAGGCGGCCGCCTGCACCTCTGTGCGGAGACCAAGGATGATGCCCT AGCATGGAAGACAGCGCTGCTGGAGGCGAACTCCGCCCCG GTGCGCGTCTACAGCCCGTACCAAGACTACTACGAGGTGGTGCCCCCCAATGCACACGAGGCCACGTATGTCCGCAGCTACTACGGACCGCCCTACGCAG GTCCTGGCGTGACGCACGTGATAGTGCGGGAGGATCCCTGCTACAGCGCCGGCGCCCCTCTGGCCATGGGCATGCTTGCGGGAGCCGCCACTGGGGCGGCGCTGGGCTCGCTCATGTGGTCGCCCTGCTGGTTCTGA